One window of Sphingobium sp. TKS genomic DNA carries:
- a CDS encoding SDR family NAD(P)-dependent oxidoreductase: MNAETLLGEVAIVTGAAGGIGAAAARSLAALGAKVVLTDVKQAEGACVAAEIGEAARFAAHDVSNACDWSAAVSIAEDAFGPISILVNNAGIALPPAPLHEVSEVDYRRTIDVNQVSCFLGMKAVVPSMIRFGRGAIVNVSSVAGLKAEWGAIAYTASKFAVTGMTKVAALDLAKDKIRVNSVHPGLVDTPMVRPDGGEEAFAPILQFASGLPIPRPGTPEEIANVIVFLASNSASFLTGGSFAADGGWTLR; the protein is encoded by the coding sequence ATGAACGCCGAAACATTGCTGGGCGAGGTTGCCATTGTCACCGGAGCGGCCGGTGGGATCGGCGCCGCAGCGGCGAGATCGCTGGCGGCTCTTGGAGCCAAGGTTGTCCTGACGGACGTGAAGCAGGCCGAAGGCGCGTGCGTCGCCGCAGAAATTGGCGAGGCCGCTCGGTTTGCGGCTCATGATGTCAGCAACGCTTGTGACTGGAGCGCCGCTGTTTCTATAGCGGAAGATGCGTTCGGTCCGATTTCCATCCTCGTGAACAACGCCGGGATAGCTCTGCCTCCGGCGCCTCTGCACGAAGTGAGCGAGGTGGATTACCGGCGTACGATCGATGTCAATCAGGTCTCCTGCTTTCTCGGCATGAAGGCGGTTGTGCCTTCCATGATTCGCTTTGGCAGAGGTGCAATTGTGAACGTCTCGTCCGTCGCGGGCTTGAAAGCCGAATGGGGGGCTATTGCCTATACAGCGAGCAAGTTTGCCGTGACGGGTATGACGAAGGTGGCCGCGCTCGATCTCGCTAAGGATAAAATACGAGTGAATTCCGTTCACCCCGGATTGGTCGACACGCCGATGGTGCGACCCGATGGGGGGGAGGAGGCTTTCGCTCCAATCCTGCAATTTGCTTCGGGGCTGCCGATACCACGCCCCGGGACGCCGGAGGAGATCGCAAACGTTATCGTCTTTCTGGCGTCGAATTCGGCCAGTTTCCTCACCGGCGGGAGCTTTGCCGCCGATGGCGGCTGGACGTTGCGATGA
- a CDS encoding TonB-dependent receptor, with protein sequence MKQDFYTSAAIAALCCWSMAVSGQANAQSAGAPAPVAQPASQETGLGEIIVTAQKREQRLNDVGVTVSVASATQLQSAGVVDAEGLGAVVPGFTASTSVFGPPVFSLRGVNFNSFQASAPPTVSSYIDEAAIPYPVMGQALFLDVERVEVLKGPQGTLFGQNATGGSINVIAAKPTAELSAGFRIDVNHWDETNAEGFVSGPLSDTLRARLAVQTTQFGGWQRGYYLNDQKNGDQNKIAGRLLLDWTPTDRLKVSVNLNAAKDRSEQQQAQAFLIQPVNPAAPSAQPFLLYRDNLPTNARDADFDSGYDTRADNYTYQGVLRADYDVTDQLTLTSITNYIKTRFRSPHDQDGTAVPMQPATAKADIKSFNQEIRIAGNYKDIGLNFVLGASYGKDDITEGVANSYVGYTGFPPNSPAEWIYDLTQRAAAVFGSVDYEVIDGLTLTAGARYTETKQTISGCTFDRGGTPGIRGVSQAIVGAINPALAAAYVSGGCITIDDGGTAPTFLPIFADGQQKEHNVAWRGAINYKVTDDVLLYGSVSRGFKAGTFPVIVNLFNSVIQPVKQEKLTSYEAGAKLTLLDNHVQLNLSAFHYDYVNKQFFSFLPVLQGALVTATLVNIPKSTVDGADLEITAQFGGLRLSGGVTYIKTKVENYVGFDFAGQPLDFSGKEFNYAPPWSANLDAEYKFDTGGNLTPFIGGTVTYRDKTYADLGENPAFAMPSYTLLDARLGVESINGWRVSIYGRNLTNKYYWNSVASSGDGAVRFTGEPRTFGANFSYRF encoded by the coding sequence GGCCTCTCAAGAAACCGGACTTGGCGAAATCATCGTTACTGCGCAAAAGCGCGAGCAGCGGCTGAATGATGTGGGCGTCACCGTTTCGGTCGCCTCCGCTACGCAGCTTCAGAGCGCCGGGGTCGTCGATGCAGAGGGGCTCGGCGCGGTTGTGCCTGGATTTACGGCCTCTACCAGCGTGTTCGGTCCGCCGGTCTTCTCGCTGCGCGGCGTAAACTTCAACTCCTTTCAGGCATCAGCGCCTCCAACTGTAAGTTCATACATCGACGAAGCTGCGATTCCTTATCCTGTTATGGGGCAAGCCTTGTTCCTCGACGTCGAACGGGTCGAGGTGCTCAAGGGGCCGCAAGGAACCCTGTTCGGCCAGAATGCGACTGGTGGCTCCATCAATGTGATTGCGGCAAAGCCGACAGCGGAGCTTTCTGCAGGCTTTCGGATTGACGTTAATCATTGGGATGAAACCAATGCCGAAGGCTTTGTCAGTGGTCCGCTTTCAGACACGTTGAGAGCGCGCCTCGCCGTTCAGACCACGCAGTTCGGTGGTTGGCAGCGCGGTTATTATCTAAATGATCAAAAGAACGGCGATCAAAACAAAATTGCAGGGCGGTTGCTCCTCGACTGGACTCCCACGGATAGGCTCAAAGTTTCGGTCAATCTGAATGCGGCTAAAGACCGCAGCGAGCAGCAGCAAGCCCAGGCATTCCTCATCCAGCCTGTGAATCCGGCTGCGCCTTCCGCACAGCCGTTCCTGCTGTATCGGGACAATTTGCCGACGAACGCCCGCGATGCCGATTTCGACTCGGGTTATGACACGCGAGCGGACAACTATACTTACCAGGGTGTCCTTCGCGCCGATTATGATGTTACCGATCAGCTGACGTTGACCTCCATAACGAACTACATTAAAACGCGCTTTCGCTCGCCGCATGACCAAGATGGCACCGCCGTTCCCATGCAGCCCGCGACTGCGAAGGCCGACATCAAGTCCTTCAATCAGGAAATCCGGATCGCAGGCAACTACAAGGACATCGGTCTCAACTTCGTGTTGGGTGCAAGCTACGGCAAGGATGACATCACCGAAGGCGTCGCCAACTCCTATGTCGGATATACCGGGTTTCCGCCCAACTCTCCTGCCGAATGGATATATGATCTAACCCAGCGCGCTGCGGCAGTGTTCGGTAGCGTGGACTACGAGGTGATCGACGGGCTGACCCTTACTGCCGGTGCGCGCTACACCGAGACGAAGCAGACGATCAGCGGCTGCACGTTCGATCGGGGCGGCACGCCAGGTATCCGAGGTGTCTCGCAGGCTATCGTTGGAGCAATCAATCCGGCGCTGGCTGCTGCCTATGTTTCCGGCGGATGCATCACGATCGATGATGGAGGTACGGCTCCCACATTCTTGCCAATTTTTGCCGACGGCCAGCAGAAGGAACATAATGTTGCCTGGCGGGGCGCCATCAATTACAAAGTAACGGACGACGTACTGCTTTACGGTTCAGTGAGCCGCGGTTTCAAGGCAGGAACCTTTCCTGTCATCGTGAACCTGTTCAATTCCGTCATCCAGCCGGTGAAGCAGGAAAAGCTGACTTCCTATGAGGCTGGCGCGAAGCTGACGCTGCTGGATAATCACGTCCAGCTGAACCTCTCGGCTTTTCACTATGACTATGTGAACAAGCAGTTCTTCTCATTTCTGCCAGTCCTGCAGGGTGCGCTCGTTACAGCTACACTGGTGAACATTCCCAAATCGACCGTCGATGGCGCGGATTTGGAAATTACGGCGCAATTTGGGGGGCTACGTCTCAGCGGCGGGGTCACCTATATCAAAACCAAGGTGGAAAATTACGTTGGGTTTGACTTCGCTGGTCAGCCGCTCGATTTTTCGGGCAAGGAGTTTAACTATGCTCCACCTTGGTCAGCTAATCTCGATGCGGAATATAAGTTTGATACAGGGGGAAACCTGACACCCTTTATTGGCGGGACCGTGACCTATCGCGATAAGACCTATGCTGATCTTGGGGAAAATCCCGCTTTCGCCATGCCGTCCTACACTCTGCTGGATGCCAGGTTGGGCGTGGAGTCCATCAATGGATGGCGGGTCAGCATTTATGGCCGCAATCTGACGAACAAATATTATTGGAATTCGGTGGCTTCTTCCGGCGACGGCGCCGTACGCTTCACCGGCGAGCCGCGCACGTTCGGCGCGAACTTCAGCTATCGTTTTTAA
- a CDS encoding SDR family NAD(P)-dependent oxidoreductase: MTATTSRAPRLKGRVAVVTGAAQGIGEATARRLAEEGAQVMCIDLDERVKAVAEAIGNQACGSIGDVADSSVLRAALCDIEQRWGRIDILVNNAGIDGVPALLADGEERDFARVIDVNLRACWLAMRHVLPSMVAGGGGAIVNIASVAALIGFETLSIYAASKAAVVGMTRSAALEYGRHNIRVNALCPGGVLTSLALSFMEEGMVEAWADKHALKRFAEPSEIAAVVAFLASDDASFITGAAIPVDGGMTAQ; the protein is encoded by the coding sequence ATGACCGCTACGACTTCTAGGGCGCCGCGTCTGAAGGGGAGGGTCGCCGTGGTGACGGGCGCGGCGCAAGGAATCGGAGAGGCAACAGCGCGCCGTCTCGCGGAAGAAGGTGCACAGGTTATGTGCATCGATCTGGACGAGAGGGTGAAAGCCGTGGCGGAGGCAATCGGCAATCAGGCATGTGGGAGTATCGGCGACGTTGCCGATTCGTCCGTGCTGAGGGCTGCCCTGTGCGACATCGAGCAGCGTTGGGGCCGGATCGACATCTTAGTGAATAATGCGGGAATCGACGGTGTGCCCGCCTTGCTGGCTGACGGCGAGGAACGAGATTTCGCTCGGGTGATCGATGTTAATTTGCGGGCTTGCTGGTTGGCTATGCGGCATGTCCTGCCTTCAATGGTCGCGGGGGGAGGCGGGGCCATCGTCAACATCGCGTCAGTTGCCGCTCTCATCGGCTTTGAAACCTTGTCCATCTATGCGGCCTCCAAAGCCGCGGTAGTCGGCATGACTCGGTCTGCGGCATTGGAATATGGCCGCCATAACATTCGCGTCAACGCGCTATGTCCGGGCGGTGTTCTGACTTCCCTGGCCCTTTCGTTCATGGAGGAAGGGATGGTGGAAGCCTGGGCAGATAAGCACGCCTTAAAACGCTTTGCCGAACCCAGCGAAATCGCTGCTGTGGTAGCATTTCTCGCCAGCGACGACGCGTCCTTCATTACTGGAGCTGCGATACCCGTCGACGGCGGAATGACGGCTCAATAA